One genomic window of Indicator indicator isolate 239-I01 chromosome 11, UM_Iind_1.1, whole genome shotgun sequence includes the following:
- the RPL15 gene encoding 60S ribosomal protein L15 encodes MGAYKYIQELWRKKQSDVMRFLLRVRCWQYRQLSALHRAPRPTRPDKARRLGYKAKQGYVIYRVRVRRGGRKRPVPKGATYGKPVHHGVNQLKFARSLQSVAEERAGRHCGALRVLNSYWVGEDSTYKFFEVILIDPFHKTIRRNPDTQWITKPVHKHREMRGLTSAGRKSRGLGKGHKFHHTIGGSRRAAWRRRNTLQLHRYR; translated from the exons ATGGGTGCCTACAAGTACATCCAGGAGCTGTGGAGGAAAAAGCAGTCAGATGTGATGCGATTCCTGCTTCGTGTCCGCTGCTGGCAGTACCGCCAGCTGTCTGCCTTGCACCGAGCTCCCCGGCCCACCAGACCAGACAAAGCTCGCAGGCTGGGATATAAGGCCAAGCAAG GTTATGTTATCTACCGTGTCCGTGTCCGCCGCGGTGGTCGTAAACGCCCAGTCCCGAAAGGTGCAACCTATGGCAAGCCTGTGCATCATGGTGTTAACCAGCTCAAGTTTGCCCGGAGCCTTCAGTCTGTAGCAGAG GAACGTGCTGGTCGTCACTGTGGGGCTCTGAGAGTCCTGAACTCCTACTGGGTGGGTGAAGATTCCACCTACAAGTTTTTTGAAGTGATCCTGATCGATCCATTCCATAAGACCATCAGGCGCAACCCTGACACCCAGTGGATCACCAAGCCTGTTCACAAGCACCGGGAGATGCGTGGGCTGACGTCGGCTGGGCGCAAGAGCCGCGGCCTGGGCAAGGGCCACAAGTTCCACCACACCATTGGGGGCTCGCGGCGTGCCGCCTGGAGGAGGCGCAACACCCTGCAGCTGCACCGCTACCGCTGA